One segment of Nostoc flagelliforme CCNUN1 DNA contains the following:
- a CDS encoding malic enzyme-like NAD(P)-binding protein, whose translation MANLTPNSSFSLTLRLQIPNRVGMLASITQAIATTGGNLGQIDLIEQTRKESTRDITVDAASTEHAETIVQAVKALPDIKLLSVYDRTFNLHRGGKISITSRIPLRSVSDLAMAYTPGVGRICTAIAQDPEEVYKLTIKQNTVAIVTDGSAVLGLGNLGPAAALPVMEGKAMLFKEFAGLDAFPICLATQDTEEIIQTVKNIAPVFGGVNLEDIAAPRCFEIEKRLRQELDIPVFHDDQHGTAIVTLAALFNSLKLVHKSMAEIRIVINGAGAAGVAIARLLRKAGAEKIWMCDSKGIISTSRSDLTEEKLEFAVKAQGTLAGAMQGADVFIGVSAPGVLTPEMVQSMAKDAIVFAMANPIPEIQPELISKDVAVIATGRSDYPNQINNVLAFPGVFRGALDCRAKTITTTMYLEAASAIASLVKPSDLDREHIIPSVFDERVVTAVAAAVQQAARQEGIAGN comes from the coding sequence ATGGCAAATCTAACTCCCAATTCTAGTTTTAGTTTGACACTGCGCTTACAGATTCCCAATCGTGTGGGGATGTTAGCATCGATAACCCAAGCGATCGCAACTACTGGCGGTAATCTCGGTCAAATTGATTTAATCGAGCAAACCCGCAAAGAATCCACCCGTGATATTACCGTTGATGCTGCTAGTACCGAACATGCTGAAACCATTGTGCAAGCAGTGAAAGCATTACCAGACATCAAGTTACTCAGCGTCTACGATCGCACCTTTAATTTGCATCGCGGTGGCAAAATCAGCATTACTAGCAGAATTCCCTTAAGAAGTGTGTCTGATTTAGCAATGGCTTACACACCCGGAGTTGGTCGAATTTGTACAGCCATCGCTCAAGATCCAGAGGAAGTTTACAAATTAACCATCAAACAAAACACTGTTGCCATTGTTACCGATGGTAGCGCCGTTTTGGGATTGGGAAATCTCGGCCCAGCTGCTGCTCTCCCAGTCATGGAAGGCAAAGCAATGCTATTCAAGGAATTTGCTGGGCTAGATGCTTTTCCCATTTGTCTGGCCACCCAAGATACAGAAGAAATTATCCAGACAGTTAAGAATATCGCGCCAGTTTTTGGGGGTGTGAATTTAGAGGATATCGCTGCACCTCGCTGCTTTGAAATTGAAAAAAGATTGCGCCAAGAGTTAGATATCCCCGTTTTTCACGATGACCAGCATGGTACAGCAATTGTCACCTTGGCAGCCTTGTTTAATTCCCTAAAACTGGTACATAAATCAATGGCGGAAATCCGCATTGTGATTAATGGTGCTGGGGCGGCTGGAGTGGCGATCGCTCGGTTACTGCGTAAAGCTGGGGCAGAAAAAATCTGGATGTGCGACTCTAAAGGGATTATCTCTACCAGTCGCAGCGATTTGACAGAAGAAAAACTCGAATTTGCTGTGAAAGCGCAAGGTACATTAGCGGGTGCAATGCAAGGGGCAGATGTATTTATTGGAGTCAGCGCACCGGGAGTTTTGACACCAGAAATGGTGCAATCGATGGCGAAAGACGCAATTGTCTTTGCAATGGCAAATCCGATTCCAGAGATTCAGCCAGAATTAATCAGTAAAGATGTGGCTGTGATCGCTACCGGTCGCAGTGATTACCCGAATCAAATCAATAATGTCCTAGCTTTTCCTGGGGTATTCCGTGGTGCTTTAGATTGTCGGGCAAAGACAATTACTACCACAATGTACCTAGAAGCTGCAAGTGCGATCGCTTCTTTAGTCAAGCCTTCAGATTTGGATCGGGAACATATTATACCTTCCGTTTTTGATGAGCGCGTCGTCACTGCTGTTGCTGCTGCTGTACAACAAGCCGCGCGTCAAGAAGGTATTGCTGGGAATTAA
- the psbA gene encoding photosystem II q(b) protein, translated as MTTTLQRRSDANVWDRFCEWITSTDNRIYIGWFGVLMIPTLLAATVCFVIAFIAAPPVDIDGIREPVAGSLIYGNNIISGAVVPSSNAIGLHFYPIWEAASLDEWLYNGGPYQLVVFHFLIGCACYLGRQWELSYRLGMRPWICVAYSAPLASATAVFLIYPIGQGSFSDGMPLGISGTFNFMIVFQAEHNILMHPFHMLGVAGVFGGSLFSAMHGSLVTSSLVRETTETESQNYGYKFGQEEETYNIVAAHGYFGRLIFQYASFNNSRSLHFFLAAWPVVGIWFTALGISTMAFNLNGFNFNQSVIDSQGRVISTWADVINRANLGMEVMHERNAHNFPLDLAAGEITPVALTAPAING; from the coding sequence ATGACCACAACCTTACAACGGCGCTCTGACGCTAACGTATGGGATCGCTTTTGCGAGTGGATCACCAGCACTGATAACCGTATATATATCGGTTGGTTTGGTGTATTGATGATCCCAACCCTGCTAGCTGCTACTGTTTGCTTCGTAATCGCTTTTATCGCAGCACCTCCAGTAGACATCGATGGTATCCGTGAACCAGTTGCAGGTTCCTTGATCTACGGAAATAACATCATCTCTGGCGCAGTTGTTCCTTCCTCCAACGCTATCGGCTTGCACTTCTACCCCATTTGGGAAGCAGCTTCCTTAGATGAGTGGTTGTACAACGGCGGCCCTTACCAATTGGTAGTTTTCCACTTCTTGATCGGTTGCGCTTGCTACCTGGGTCGTCAGTGGGAACTTTCTTACCGCTTAGGTATGCGTCCTTGGATTTGCGTAGCTTACAGCGCACCTTTGGCTTCCGCTACCGCAGTATTCTTGATCTACCCAATCGGTCAAGGTTCATTCTCTGATGGTATGCCTTTGGGTATCTCTGGAACCTTCAACTTCATGATTGTGTTCCAAGCAGAACATAACATCTTGATGCACCCCTTCCACATGTTAGGTGTGGCTGGTGTATTCGGCGGTTCATTGTTCTCTGCAATGCACGGTTCTCTAGTAACTTCTTCCTTGGTGCGTGAAACCACCGAAACCGAATCACAAAACTACGGTTACAAATTCGGTCAAGAAGAAGAAACCTACAACATCGTTGCAGCCCACGGCTACTTCGGTCGTTTAATCTTCCAATACGCTTCCTTCAACAACAGCCGTTCACTGCACTTCTTCCTAGCAGCTTGGCCTGTCGTCGGTATCTGGTTCACCGCTTTGGGTATCAGCACGATGGCATTCAACCTGAACGGTTTCAACTTCAACCAATCAGTAATTGATTCCCAAGGTCGTGTCATCAGCACCTGGGCAGACGTAATCAACCGCGCTAACTTGGGTATGGAAGTAATGCACGAGCGTAACGCTCACAACTTCCCCCTAGACTTAGCTGCTGGCGAAATTACTCCTGTTGCTCTGACTGCTCCTGCTATCAACGGTTAA